Proteins encoded within one genomic window of Halodesulfurarchaeum formicicum:
- the acnA gene encoding aconitate hydratase AcnA — protein sequence MQDTGPFGAIRELEHDGETYKMADLGALEEAGLCELDELPVSIRILLESVVRNADGESITEADVENAASWEPDVPDVEVPFTPSRVVLQDLTGVPAVVDLAALRSAADRKGRDPNIVEPEIPADLVIDHSVQVDYYGSQSAFGKNVEIEYERNAERYRAIKWANQAFEDFSVVPPGTGIVHQVNLEYLGQVVHDREEDGEDWLFPDTLVGTDSHTPMIGGIGVVGWGVGGIEAEAALLGQPITMTLPEVVGVELTGEMPEGATATDLVLQVTEKLREVGVVDRFVEFFGSGVSELTVADRATISNMAPEQGSTISMFPVDEATLEYLELTGRDPEHVDLIERYLKEQGLFGEQNPEYTETVEIDLGAVEPSLAGPSEPDQRIPMGDMKTHFRGLIEDETEYGEVDETALSRWLENGGAAPPTEADDLPLGDLNERYEIEMPNGRKTEIGHGSVVVSAITSCTNTSNPSVMLAAGLLARNAVEAGIDVPPHVKTSLAPGSQVVTEYLEESGLLEDLEALGYHVVGYGCTTCIGNAGPLPDPVEEAIDEHDLWASSVLSGNRNFEARIHPKIRANYLGSPPLVVAYGLAGRMDIDLETDPLGHDPNGEPVYLEDIWPDQDEIHEVMTDSVHREMFEEKYDDVHEGDENWKALDAPTGDVYDWDEESTYIREPPFFTDFPLEKPGVQNVEDARCLMTLGDTVTTDHISPAGPFSTNVPAGEWLADQGVDPADFNTYGARRGNHEVMMRGTFANVRIENQMLDGKEGGYTIHHPTGEETTVFEASERYREADTPLVVMAGTEFGTGSSRDWAAKGTDLLGIRATIAESYERIYRDNLIGMGVLPLQFQDGDSWESLGLDGSESFTITGLEDGLDVNAELQVQAERADGSTVEFPVTAQVGTPAGVDYVEHGGILHYVLRQLLTE from the coding sequence ATGGCGGATCTCGGGGCCCTGGAGGAGGCAGGGCTATGCGAGTTGGACGAGTTGCCGGTCAGTATCCGGATTCTCCTGGAGTCAGTGGTGCGGAACGCGGACGGCGAGTCGATCACCGAGGCGGACGTCGAGAACGCGGCCTCCTGGGAACCGGACGTCCCGGACGTAGAGGTGCCCTTCACACCCTCGCGGGTCGTCCTTCAGGACCTCACGGGCGTCCCGGCAGTCGTCGATCTGGCCGCACTCCGGTCGGCCGCGGACCGGAAAGGACGGGACCCGAACATCGTCGAACCGGAGATCCCCGCGGACCTGGTCATCGATCACAGCGTCCAGGTCGACTACTACGGCTCGCAGAGCGCCTTCGGGAAGAACGTCGAGATCGAGTACGAGCGCAACGCGGAGCGCTACCGCGCGATCAAGTGGGCCAACCAGGCCTTCGAGGACTTCAGCGTGGTTCCGCCGGGAACTGGCATCGTGCACCAGGTCAACCTGGAGTATCTCGGCCAGGTCGTTCACGACCGCGAGGAGGACGGCGAGGACTGGCTCTTCCCCGACACCCTCGTGGGCACCGACAGCCACACACCGATGATCGGCGGCATCGGGGTCGTCGGCTGGGGCGTCGGCGGTATCGAGGCCGAGGCGGCACTCCTAGGCCAGCCGATCACGATGACCCTGCCAGAGGTCGTCGGCGTGGAACTCACGGGTGAGATGCCGGAGGGGGCCACGGCGACCGACCTGGTACTCCAGGTCACGGAGAAGCTACGCGAGGTCGGTGTGGTCGATCGCTTCGTCGAGTTCTTCGGTTCCGGCGTCTCGGAGTTGACCGTCGCCGACCGGGCGACCATCTCGAATATGGCCCCCGAACAGGGCTCGACCATCAGCATGTTCCCCGTCGACGAGGCCACCCTGGAGTACCTCGAACTGACGGGCCGGGACCCCGAGCACGTCGATCTCATCGAGCGGTACCTCAAGGAACAGGGCCTGTTCGGCGAGCAGAACCCCGAGTACACCGAGACCGTCGAGATCGACCTGGGAGCCGTCGAACCGAGTTTGGCCGGCCCCAGCGAACCGGATCAGCGCATCCCGATGGGCGACATGAAGACCCACTTCCGGGGCCTGATCGAGGACGAAACCGAGTACGGCGAAGTCGATGAAACTGCCCTTTCACGCTGGCTGGAGAACGGCGGCGCGGCCCCGCCAACGGAAGCTGACGACCTGCCGCTGGGCGATCTCAACGAGCGCTACGAGATCGAGATGCCGAACGGCCGGAAAACCGAGATCGGCCACGGCAGCGTCGTGGTCAGCGCCATCACCTCCTGTACGAACACCTCGAACCCCTCGGTGATGCTCGCCGCCGGACTGCTCGCCCGGAACGCCGTCGAGGCTGGTATCGATGTCCCGCCACACGTCAAGACGAGTCTCGCGCCGGGCAGCCAGGTCGTCACCGAGTACCTGGAGGAGTCCGGCCTGCTCGAAGACCTGGAGGCACTTGGCTATCACGTCGTCGGCTACGGCTGTACGACCTGTATCGGGAACGCGGGCCCGCTCCCCGATCCCGTCGAGGAGGCCATCGACGAGCACGACCTCTGGGCGAGTAGCGTGCTCTCGGGCAACCGGAACTTCGAGGCCCGCATCCACCCGAAGATCCGGGCCAACTACCTCGGCAGCCCGCCACTCGTGGTGGCCTACGGCCTGGCTGGCCGGATGGACATCGACCTGGAGACCGATCCGCTGGGCCATGACCCCAACGGGGAGCCGGTCTACCTCGAAGACATCTGGCCCGACCAGGACGAGATCCACGAGGTCATGACCGACAGCGTGCACCGCGAGATGTTCGAGGAGAAGTACGACGACGTCCACGAGGGCGATGAGAACTGGAAGGCCCTGGACGCGCCAACCGGGGACGTGTACGACTGGGACGAGGAGTCCACCTACATCCGCGAGCCGCCCTTCTTCACGGACTTCCCGCTTGAGAAACCCGGCGTCCAGAACGTCGAGGACGCCCGCTGTCTCATGACCCTCGGAGATACCGTCACCACCGATCACATCAGCCCCGCCGGGCCGTTCAGTACCAACGTGCCGGCCGGGGAGTGGCTGGCAGACCAGGGCGTGGATCCGGCGGACTTCAACACCTACGGCGCTCGACGGGGGAACCACGAGGTCATGATGCGGGGGACCTTCGCGAACGTCCGCATCGAGAACCAGATGCTCGACGGCAAAGAGGGCGGGTACACCATCCATCACCCGACAGGCGAGGAGACCACCGTCTTCGAGGCCAGCGAGCGGTATCGTGAGGCCGACACCCCACTCGTGGTGATGGCCGGCACCGAGTTCGGCACCGGCTCCAGTCGCGACTGGGCGGCCAAAGGCACTGACCTGCTCGGCATCCGCGCGACGATCGCGGAGAGCTACGAGCGGATCTATCGGGACAACCTCATCGGCATGGGTGTGTTGCCCCTGCAGTTCCAGGACGGGGACTCCTGGGAGTCCCTGGGCCTGGATGGCAGCGAATCCTTCACGATCACCGGTCTGGAGGACGGGCTGGACGTGAACGCCGAACTGCAGGTGCAGGCCGAGCGGGCGGACGGATCAACCGTCGAGTTCCCCGTCACCGCCCAGGTCGGGACCCCGGCCGGCGTGGACTACGTCGAGCACGGTGGGATTCTGCACTACGTCCTTCGCCAGCTCCTCACGGAGTAG
- a CDS encoding aminoglycoside N(3)-acetyltransferase, which translates to MSEADAIERVEKPVTARGIRSELSELGVEAGDTLLVHASLSGLGWVSGGPQAVIEALQATVTESGTLLMPAHTGQFTDPADWENPPVPGDWVETIRETQPPFRPEATPSRGVGTIAEAFRTFPEVSRSEHPIYSFSAWGSESERILEDHALDYGLGPDSPLGGLYERGGSVLCLGTGHRTNTSLHLAEYLAAIDAQERTRRAPVLEEGKRVEVEFRDIELDVSDFAELGAAFEAAVGCDTGTVGAAETKRIEQRALVDFAVEWLETHRG; encoded by the coding sequence ATGAGCGAAGCGGACGCGATCGAGCGGGTCGAGAAGCCAGTGACCGCGAGGGGGATTCGCTCGGAGCTTTCCGAACTGGGGGTCGAAGCCGGTGACACGCTGCTCGTTCACGCCTCGCTCAGTGGCCTGGGCTGGGTGAGCGGCGGTCCACAGGCCGTCATCGAGGCCCTCCAGGCCACCGTCACCGAGTCCGGCACGCTCCTCATGCCCGCCCACACGGGCCAGTTCACCGATCCCGCCGACTGGGAGAACCCACCGGTTCCCGGGGACTGGGTCGAGACGATCAGGGAGACACAGCCCCCGTTCCGCCCCGAGGCGACCCCCAGCCGAGGCGTGGGGACGATTGCCGAGGCCTTCCGAACGTTTCCGGAGGTCTCACGCAGCGAACACCCGATTTACTCCTTTTCGGCCTGGGGAAGCGAGTCGGAACGGATTCTCGAGGACCACGCGCTGGACTACGGCCTGGGCCCGGACTCCCCACTGGGCGGACTCTACGAGCGAGGCGGCAGCGTCCTGTGTCTGGGGACGGGCCATCGGACGAACACCTCGCTCCACCTGGCCGAGTACCTGGCGGCCATCGACGCCCAGGAGCGAACCCGCCGGGCGCCAGTCCTGGAGGAGGGAAAGCGGGTCGAAGTCGAGTTCCGGGACATCGAACTCGACGTGTCGGATTTTGCCGAGCTGGGGGCGGCCTTCGAGGCCGCGGTCGGGTGTGACACCGGCACCGTCGGCGCCGCCGAGACCAAACGTATCGAGCAGCGAGCGCTGGTCGATTTCGCGGTCGAGTGGCTCGAAACCCATCGCGGCTGA
- the btuC gene encoding vitamin B12 ABC transporter permease BtuC, which produces MDLRTRTITWIGVLSIVLFGTVTASAGIGPVSIAPLAVLKVLLNQLAVPTSLSLEPAALSLGGLSIPWPALGYTDVFAFEVSQTYRTIVWTVRMPRILLGALVGFALSVAGSVMQGFFRNPMADPSIIGVSSGAAVGAVAAIILPIPIGLRWAAFTTGIISAFGVYLIATEDGRTPVATLLLAGVAVQTFLSAIISFMLTMGGHSLEQAVFWMMGHLHNATWEEVGFAALVIPILFVILAWYSRDLNVLLLGEEDAATLGIEVEQTKRILLGVSSLITAAAVAVSGVIGFVGLIVPHMMRLIVGPDHRILLPTSALAGAAFLVATDTIARTGAGEIPVGIVTSALGAPFFLFLLRRREVHSL; this is translated from the coding sequence ATGGATCTCCGGACGCGGACGATCACCTGGATCGGTGTGCTCTCGATCGTCCTCTTCGGGACCGTAACCGCAAGCGCCGGGATCGGTCCGGTCTCGATCGCGCCGCTTGCGGTTCTCAAGGTGCTTTTGAACCAGCTCGCCGTCCCCACCTCGCTTTCCCTGGAACCCGCCGCGCTCTCGCTTGGCGGCCTCTCGATCCCGTGGCCCGCGCTCGGCTACACCGATGTCTTCGCTTTCGAGGTCTCACAGACCTACCGGACGATCGTCTGGACCGTTCGGATGCCTCGCATCCTTCTGGGGGCGCTCGTCGGCTTTGCCCTCTCCGTGGCCGGGTCGGTCATGCAGGGCTTCTTCCGGAACCCGATGGCCGACCCCTCCATCATCGGCGTCTCCTCCGGCGCGGCCGTCGGGGCGGTGGCGGCGATCATCCTCCCGATTCCGATCGGCCTGCGCTGGGCCGCGTTCACCACCGGGATCATCTCGGCCTTCGGCGTCTATCTCATCGCGACCGAGGACGGCCGAACCCCGGTCGCGACGCTGTTGCTCGCCGGCGTGGCCGTCCAGACCTTCCTCTCCGCGATCATCTCCTTCATGCTCACCATGGGCGGGCACAGCCTCGAACAGGCGGTGTTCTGGATGATGGGCCATCTCCACAACGCGACCTGGGAAGAGGTCGGGTTCGCTGCCCTCGTGATTCCGATCCTCTTCGTCATTCTAGCCTGGTACAGCCGCGATCTCAACGTGCTGTTGCTGGGTGAGGAGGACGCGGCAACCCTTGGGATCGAAGTCGAGCAGACCAAACGCATCCTGCTGGGTGTGTCGAGTCTGATCACCGCCGCGGCGGTCGCGGTCTCGGGCGTGATCGGTTTCGTGGGCCTGATCGTCCCGCACATGATGCGGCTGATCGTCGGGCCCGACCACCGGATCTTGCTCCCGACGAGTGCGCTCGCTGGCGCGGCCTTCCTCGTGGCCACCGACACCATCGCTCGAACGGGGGCCGGTGAGATCCCGGTCGGCATCGTCACGAGCGCGCTGGGAGCGCCGTTTTTCCTCTTCCTGCTCCGTCGCCGGGAGGTGCATTCCCTGTGA
- a CDS encoding heme ABC transporter ATP-binding protein: protein MRGTAERELDSVAPGEPIVDVTDVSVTLGSVQALDSVSLEVEQGEFLGVIGPNGAGKTTLLRTISGVLTPSGGTVTVDGQDITDLPSKASSRLVAVVPQETSLAFDFTVREVVEMGRTPYRNRLTLESSADEEMVTQALERTRTAGFADRAIGEVSGGERQRVLLARALAQDTPVLLLDEPTASLDINHQIRTLELVKSLVEAGKTIMAPIHDLNLAAHYCDRLLLLADGKRTALGSPDEVLTESNLEAAFGTDAVVTNNPVTGSVYVMALPDGARDRDGPHVHVIGGGGAAARLLYLLAASGYQVTTGALNEGDADVETARMLGIDAVTLEPYAPIDEASAEKVKEEVESAAVTVIPDLAIGHGNLPNLRAAAHADNLILVEDRPFEERNYAGVRGEERYHSLRERGTVVESRNVLEAVESAIESS, encoded by the coding sequence ATCCGGGGGACCGCGGAGCGAGAACTCGATTCGGTGGCGCCGGGCGAGCCCATCGTGGACGTGACCGACGTGTCGGTCACCCTGGGCTCGGTCCAGGCCCTGGATTCGGTCTCTTTAGAAGTCGAACAGGGTGAATTCCTGGGCGTCATCGGCCCGAACGGTGCGGGCAAGACCACCCTCTTGCGCACGATCAGCGGCGTGCTGACACCGTCCGGCGGAACAGTCACCGTCGACGGCCAGGACATTACCGACCTGCCCTCGAAGGCGAGCAGTCGGCTGGTGGCCGTCGTGCCCCAGGAGACGAGTCTCGCCTTCGATTTCACGGTCCGAGAGGTCGTCGAGATGGGGCGCACGCCGTATCGCAATCGGCTGACCCTGGAGTCAAGCGCCGACGAGGAGATGGTCACTCAAGCCCTCGAACGGACCCGGACCGCCGGGTTCGCCGACCGGGCCATCGGCGAGGTCTCCGGAGGTGAACGGCAGCGCGTGCTGCTGGCCCGCGCGCTGGCCCAGGACACACCAGTCTTGCTGCTCGACGAACCGACCGCGAGCCTCGACATCAACCACCAGATCCGGACCCTCGAACTGGTGAAGTCACTCGTCGAGGCGGGCAAGACGATCATGGCCCCGATCCACGACCTGAACCTCGCGGCCCACTACTGTGATCGGTTGCTCCTGCTCGCGGACGGAAAGCGCACGGCGCTTGGCTCGCCGGACGAGGTGTTGACCGAATCAAACCTGGAGGCGGCGTTTGGCACCGACGCCGTCGTGACGAACAACCCGGTCACCGGCTCGGTCTACGTAATGGCGCTCCCGGATGGAGCCCGGGACCGGGACGGCCCCCACGTCCACGTCATCGGGGGTGGCGGCGCCGCCGCACGCCTGCTGTACCTGCTCGCGGCCAGCGGCTACCAGGTGACCACCGGCGCACTCAACGAGGGCGACGCCGACGTCGAAACTGCCCGCATGCTCGGGATCGACGCTGTGACTCTCGAGCCCTATGCCCCGATCGACGAGGCTTCGGCCGAAAAAGTCAAAGAGGAAGTCGAGTCGGCGGCGGTCACCGTCATCCCCGATCTCGCGATCGGGCACGGCAACCTCCCGAACCTCCGGGCCGCGGCACACGCCGATAACCTGATCCTCGTCGAGGATCGCCCGTTCGAGGAGCGCAACTACGCCGGTGTCCGAGGGGAAGAACGCTATCATTCGTTGCGGGAGCGGGGAACTGTCGTCGAGTCCCGAAACGTCCTCGAAGCAGTGGAGTCCGCGATCGAATCGAGTTAG